A genomic region of Colletotrichum destructivum chromosome 5, complete sequence contains the following coding sequences:
- a CDS encoding Putative RNA recognition motif domain, nucleotide-binding alpha-beta plait domain superfamily, whose product MATPKTKHDWADDEDVEETSTELPAPQTISNKDGTKTIITFRYNDQGKKVKMTRRIRYTTHTEKVNPRVAERKTWSKFGLSAKDPAGPAPDTTSVGENIIFRPSTNWRKDEKEQGEDAGAQALKDKLKDKQVKCRICNGEHFTARCPYKDTMAPVGGDAADVAAGMPDEPGAGGAAAAGGPGVKKGSYVPPALRAGAAGGAAAGDRMGGSKYGERDDLATLRVTNVSEMAEEQELRDMFERFGRVTRVFLAKDRETGLAKGFAFISFADRGDAVKAAAKMDGFGFKHLILRVEFAKKAA is encoded by the exons ATGGCTACGCCCAAGACCAA GCATGACtgggccgacgacgaagacgtcgaggagaCATCGACCGAGCTTCCCGCGCCCCAAACCATCAGCAACAAGGACGGCACCAagaccatcatcaccttCCGCTACAATGACCagggcaagaaggtcaaGATGACCCGCCGCATCCGCTACACGACGCACACGGAGAAGGTGAACCcccgcgtcgccgagcgCAAGACGTGGTCCAAGTTCGGCCTCAGCGCCAAGGACCCCGCGGGTCCGGCCCCGGACACGACCTCAGTCGGCGAGAACATCATCTTCCGCCCTAGCACGAACTGGCgcaaggacgagaaggagcagggcgaggacgccggcgcccaggccctcaaggacaagctcaAGGACAAGCAGGTCAAGTGTCGTATCTGCAACGGCGAGCATTTCACTGCCCGCTGTCCCTACAAGGACACCATGGCGCCCGTCGGCGgagacgccgccgatgtcgCCGCGGGCATGCCCGACGAGCCGGgtgcgggcggcgccgcggcggccggtggCCCTGGCGTTAAGAAGGGCAGTTACGTCCCGCCAGCGCTCAGAGcgggcgcggccggcggtgcggCTGCGGGAGACAGGATGGGCGGCAGCAAGTACGGCGAGCGGGACGACCTCGCAACGCTGCGTGTCACCAAC GTTTCGGAGATggcggaggagcaggagctcCGCGACATGTTCGAGCGCTTCGGCCGCGTCACACGCGTCTTCCTTGCCAAGGACAGGGAGACGGGTCTGGCCAAGGGCTTCGCATTCATCAGCTTCGCGGACCGAGGCGAtgccgtcaaggccgccgccaagatggACGGTTTCGGTTTCAAGCACTTGATCTTGAGAGTCGAGTtcgccaagaaggcggcctAA
- a CDS encoding Putative phospholipid methyltransferase encodes MSSSTASVAKDAGSLRQRQRQTLSDGNSEDLDPSITKDGEAETIEDLEQKPKKTFGRTPDGTVFTVPTTHDMVSQLLDPRQPKNLSDVLVLAILALQISAAYYLPSNLKRPIFALVFLFWRAAYNIGIGYLLTIQSKHRRLETWAARWKLFEHPGSGKQPRPWLYNMLKRELETKIPEDYEFEKAPMEYNTWLVFRRVVDLILMCDFVSYCLFAMICGHTPEGENVLVGVGRWSIGILLVLFNLWVKLDAHRVVKDYAWYWGDFFYLVDQELTFDGVFEMAPHPMYSIGYAGYYGISMMAASYEVLFISIIAHLAQFAFLVIVENPHIEKTYNPPAPRKRVASTPINGQPELVAIKSSDAEEILVDQASVSPELASQEAPPQVHNLIGLNNIDLFRITDTSVLLLGFYLAVLTLVTPSTPLFQVLFVLHALFWRVWYHLGLGAILAWQSRNKFWTRHFLKYGESHTEAWNQWKGMYHLSLVMVTGSFMAACWKMYSPPEDWAYGWVLLKHVVGAGLVALQIWTAASVYESLGEFGWFYGDFFYDSTARLTYKSIYRFLNNPERIFGTAGLWGSALITWSRAIFIMALVSQLFTLGFINFIEKPHMQKTYGRGLRQEAGLTKFIKRSLPPPVQGWQRGVDKVIDDTAQFIEEFLDTARPKFASGIKTFVRDTSALFNKYPARLTVTRLSPDLAGLDPKFYSLSVEGTPSSHSAVNERATGKESVTARFHRGAETLMFDYGSPLKVKWRAPAKHNSKDWIGLYMVTDNRSREVTEVSSLGRWVPTTPGNYDAATADKTILVPDRPVKRQDPSDPDLVEGEVIFEGDRLWWTQGVFEFRYHHAGAHHVMTISQPFEIRIGKFDEDDVEVDANGMYEKAVEQALLPLVQNCCDRDPDIAPTTVDEAFGGYVERDGKYAKRIVYAIHQMFGIEFAPAIVPADGNVKKMAWRICNAKQVLAPYSLSHSKGNTTPSRFEKA; translated from the exons ATGAGTTCCTCTACCGCTTCCGTCGCCAAAGATGCTGGTTCTCTGCGCCAGCGCCAGAGGCAGACCTTGTCTGATGGCAACAGCGAGGATTTAGACCCCTCAATCaccaaggacggcgaggctGAAACGATCGAGGACTTGGAgcagaagcccaagaagacgtTTGGTCGAACCCCGGATGGCACAG TCTTCACTGTACCTACGACCCATGACATGGTGTCGCAGCTGCTTGACCCGAGACAGCCCAAGAACCTCTCTGACGTGCTCGTTCTGgccatcctcgcccttcAAATCAGCGCGGCCTACTACCTCCCCAGCAACCTGAAGCGCCCCATCTTCGCCCTCGTGTTCCTCTTCTGGCGCGCCGCCTACAACATCGGCATCGGGTACCTCCTCACCATCCAGTCCAAACATCGTAGGCTGGAGACGTGGGCCGCGAGATGGAAGCTCTTTGAGCATCCCGGTTCCGGCAAGCAGCCCCGGCCCTGGCTCTACAACATGCTCAAGCGCGAGCTCGAGACAAAGATCCCCGAGGACTACGAGTTCGAAAAGGCCCCAATGGAGTACAACACCTGGCTCGTCTTTCGCCGTGTTGTCGATCTGATTCTCATGTGTGACTTTGTGTCCTACTGCCTCTTTGCCATGATCTGCGGCCACACTCCCGAGGGCGAGAATGTGttggtcggcgtcggtcggTGGTCCATCGGCATTCTCCTGGTTCTCTTCAACCTCTGGGTCAAGCTCGATGCCCATCGTGTCGTAAAGGACTACGCCTGGTACTGGGGTGACTTCTTTtacctcgtcgaccaggagCTGACCTTTGACGGCGTCTTCGAGATGGCACCTCATCCCATGTACTCGATTGGCTATGCCGGTTACTACGGCATCTCCATGATGGCCGCGAGTTACGAGgtcctcttcatctccatTATTGCGCACCTCGCCCAGTTTGCCTTCCTGGTGATTGTCGAGAACCCGCACATTGAAAAGACGTACAACCCGCCTGCCCCTCGCAAGCGGGTCGCTTCGACGCCCATCAACGGTCAGCCGGAGCTTGTCGCCATCAAGTCGTCAGACGCTGAGGAGATCCTGGTTGACCAAGCCTCCGTCTCCCCGGAGCTGGCGTCCCAAGAGGCGCCGCCCCAGGTGCACAACTTGATTGGCCTGAACAACATCGATCTGTTCCGCATCACGGACACATCCGTCTTGCTGCTCGGCTTCTACCTGGCAGTCCTGACCCTGGTCACGCCGTCAACCCCGCTGTTCCAGGTCCTCTTCGTTCTGCATGCTCTGTTCTGGCGCGTGTGGTATCacctgggcctcggcgccatcctcgcGTGGCAGTCGCGCAACAAATTTTGGACGAGACACTTTCTCAAGTACGGCGAGAGCCACACCGAGGCCTGGAACCAATGGAAGGGCATGTACCACCTCAGCTTGGTCATGGTAACAGGCTCATTCATGGCGGCGTGCTGGAAAATGTATTCACCGCCCGAAGACTGGGCCTACGGATGGGTCCTTCTCAAGCACGTCGTTGGAGCCGGCCTTGTTGCGCTGCAAATCTGGACGGCTGCGAGTGTCTACGAATCGCTCGGGGAGTTTGGCTGGTTCTACGGCGACTTCTTTTACGACTCGACCGCCAGGCTGACATACAAATCCATCTACCGCTTTCTCAACAACCCGGAACGAATCTTCGGGACGGCTGGCCTGTGGGGATCTGCTCTCATCACGTGGAGCAGAGCCATATTCATCATGGCGCTGGTCAGCCAGCTATTTACGTTGGGCTTCATCAATTTCATCGAGAAGCCGCACATGCAAAAGACCTACGGCAGGGGGCTCCGACAGGAAGCAGGCCTGACAAAGTTCATCAAACGTTCtctcccgccgcccgtccAGGGATGGCAGCGAGGCGTCGATAAGGTGATTGACGATACGGCGCAGTTCATTGAGGAGTTTCTCGACACCGCGCGCCCGAAATTCGCCTCCGGCATCAAGACCTTCGTTCGCGATACCTCGGCCTTGTTCAACAAGTATCCGGCGCGTCTGACAGTGACTCGTTTGTCCCCCGATCTTGCCGGTCTGGACCCAAAGTTCTACTCCCTCTCCGTAGAAGGCACTCCCTCGAGTCACTCGGCCGTGAACGAGCGCGCCACCGGGAAAGAGAGTGTGACGGCACGCTTCCACCGTGGGGCCGAGACGTTGATGTTCGACTACGGCTCCCCTTTGAAGGTCAAGTGGCGCGCCCCTGCGAAGCACAACAGCAAGGACTGGATCGGACTTTACATGGTGACCGACAACCGCTCCAGAGAAGTAACGGAGGTTTCGTCTCTTGGCCGGTGGGTGCCCACGACGCCCGGTAATTATGACGCCGCAACGGCGGACAAGACAATCTTGGTTCCAGACCGCCCCGTGAAAAGGCAGGATCCGTCCGACCCCGACTTGGTCGAGGGTGAGGTGATTTTCGAGGGCGACCGGCTCTGGTGGACTCAGGGGGTCTTCGAGTTCCGGTACCATCACGCTGGAGCCCACCATGTCATGACCATATCGCAGCCCTTTGAAATTCGCATCGGCAAGTTTGACGAAGATGATGTCGAGGTTGACGCCAACGGCATGTACGAGAAGGCCGTTGAGCAAGCTCTGCTGCCCCTCGTGCAAAACTGCTGCGATCGGGATCCCGACATCGCGCCCACCACCGTCGACGAAGCGTTCGGCGGCTATGTCGAGCGGGACGGAAAGTACGCAAAACGCATCGTCTACGCTATTCACCAGATGTTTGGCATCGAGTTTGCACCCGCGATCGTGCCCGCTGACGGGAATGTCAAGAAGATGGCTTGGAGGATCTGCAACGCAAAGCAGGTTCTG GCGCCCTACAGTTTGTCGCATTCCAAGGGAAATACTACTCCCTCGAGGTTTGAGAAAGCATGA
- a CDS encoding Putative cytochrome cd1-nitrite reductase-like, hem d1 domain superfamily, giving the protein MGRLRPSRCQRCPVLFSCHLAAPGHVLFTLTLVLCLVLALVLYVSSSSQRHSCAIAAILLLPNMMRDLFAPAGLLPLLLSSPAAATLLYASSYSGAITTLNLTLSADNATQSVLQSLSSSNGCAPSPSWLTLDHANSRLYCTDEGLTTNVGTVSTFSTGPEGVLQQLAKTETISGPVSAVIYGDKGQGLAVAQYGGSSVSWFDISNPAALTAVKSETFNMSAPGPNPSRQEAPHPHEVFLDPKGQFVLAPDLGADLVRVFAVDGINLVAVDSLEAAPGSGPRHVEFLVTPEGKTYLYVIGELSNTVTAYDVTYRKNKTLDFIEVYSSSTYGEGATAPAGASGAEIWISPDGKFLTVSSRNDSAFSISNPDTNGEGAQIPSDSLNSFSINPQTGALTLLQKFPAGGRIPRQFSVNKAGDLVAVGLQSDSRVVIISRDVASGKLGDIIASTKVEGEVTAVIFDE; this is encoded by the exons ATGGGCCGGCTTCGCCCTTCAAGATGCCAACGTTGCCCTGTCCTTTTCTCGTGCCACCTCGCAGCACCCGGACACGTACTTTTCACCCTCACACTTGTTCTGTGCCTCGTGCTTGCGCTGGTACTGTAcgtctcctcctcatcaCAGCGCCATTCGTgtgccatcgccgccatcctgcTTTTGCCCAACATGATGCGAGACTTATTCGCCCCTGCAGGCCTTTTGCCGCTCCTGCTGTCGTCCCCGGCCGCGGCTACTCTACTCTATGCGTCTTCCTACAGcggcgccatcaccacccTCAACCTTACCCTGTCCGCCGACAACGCCACCCAGTCCGTCCTGCAgtcgctctcgtcgtctAACGGCTGCGCTCCCAGCCCGTCTTGGCTGACCCTTGACCACGCCAACTCCCGGCTCTACTGCACTGATGAAGGTCTGACCACCAACGTCGGGACCGTCTCTACTTTTTCAACTGGCCCCGAGGGTGTGCTCCAGCAACTAGCCAAGACGGAGACCATCAGCGGCCCCGTCAGCGCCGTTATCTACGGCGACAAAGGTCAGGGTCTGGCCGTCGCTCAGTA TGGCGGCTCTTCCGTGAGCTGGTTCGACATTTCCAACCCGGCCGCCCTCACGGCGGTCAAGTCCGAGACCTTCAACATGTCGGCACCGGGCCCGAACCCGTCTCGCCAGGAGGCCCCGCACCCCCACGAGGTTTTCCTCGACCCCAAGGGCCAGTTTGTCCTCGCGCCGGACCTCGGTGCTGACCTCGTCcgcgtcttcgccgtcgacggcatcaACCTGGTTGCTGTCGACTCCCTCGAGGCCGCTCCCGGTAGCGGTCCTCGCCACGTCGAGTTCCTCGTCACGCCCGAGGGCAAGACGTACCTGTACGTCATCGGCGAACTGTCCAATACCGTCACCGCATACGATGTCACCTACCGCAAGAACAAGACGCTCGACTTCATCGAGGTGTACTCGAGCTCCACTTACGGCGAAGGTGCCACCGCGCCTGCCGGAGCCAGCGGTGCTGAGATTTGGATCTCG CCTGACGGCAAGTTCCTCACCGTTTCCTCGCGGAACGACTCGGCCTTCAGCATCAGCAACCCCGACACcaacggcgagggcgcgcaGATCCCCTCTGACTCGCTCAACAGCTTCAGTATCAACCCGCAGACGGGCGCCCTCACGTTACTACAAAAGTTCCCCGCAGGCGGCCGCATCCCCCGCCAGTTCTCggtcaacaaggccggcgacctTGTTGCTGTCGGCCTGCAGTCGGACAGCCGCGTTGTCATCATAAGCCGCGATGTCGCGTCGGGCAAGCTGGGAGACATTATTGCGAGCACAaaggtcgagggcgaggtaaCGGCCGTCATCTTTGACGAGTAG
- a CDS encoding Putative zn(2)Cys(6) fungal-type DNA-binding domain-containing protein yields the protein MSPSSTGDSPRSATGNAGRPFSMPSRETFNIEVPSPSMTNGIHPLKSPASLKTQRTPSFSRDGILGSAQKARNMSQSSDNRPDALANGMNQQHSDDGSNPLKRRNTDVGIDYPRRRATIACEVCRSRKSRCDGTKPKCKLCTELGAECVYREPGIKLDAGDKLILERLNRIESLLQMNMVAGQANGIAISQESPSMSNGSGLNGGDSMMGVSGSGNIVSIIPNGGLGTWNNPTNISTMPKMHTNAALHLLQWPLIRDLVSRPYDPQVLLQLEMAREPLHSLTKTPCVDLSNTTAYIEAYFERVNVWYACVNPYTWRSHYRTALSNGFREGAESCIVLLVLALGQASLRGSISRIVPGEDAPGLQYFTAAWALLPGMMTSNNVLAAQCHLLASAYLFYLVRPLEAWNLLCTTSTKLQLLLMSPNRVPPNQRELTERIYWNSLLFESDLLAELDLPHSGVVQFEENVGLPGGFEGEEQEAIGRDDLWYFLAEIALRRLLNRVSQLIYSKDSMASTTSLEPVVAELDFQLTQWYESLPMPLQFPFTRTLLADPVQTVLRLRFFACRTIIYRPYILAVLDNEQAVLDPAVRDSCHKCLEASIRQLEHISQHHAGHMPYLWQGALSIVSQTLLVMGATMSPSLSSILLTLVPHRETIDQIINDVVMEIERYSTLAPSLSLAAEIIKEAEVRRRAYLSG from the exons ATGtccccgtcctcgacgggcgaTTCTCCCCGCTCGGCCACGGGCAACGCGGGGAGGCCCTTTTCCATGCCGTCACGCGAGACCTTCAACATCGAggtgccctcgccgtccaTGACCAACGGCATACACCCGTTAAAGTCGCCTGCCTCGCTCAAGACGCAAAGAACCCCCAGTTTCAGCAGAGATGGCATCCTCGGCTCCGCACAAAAGGCCCGGAACATGTCTCAGTCGTCCGACAACCGCCCAGATGCCCTGGCCAATGGCATGAACCAGCAGCACAGCGATGACGGCTCCAACCCGCTCAAGAGGAGGAACACGgacgtcggcatcgactACCCGCGCAGGAGGGCCACAATCGCA TGCGAGGTGTGCCGGTCCCGCAAGTCTCGTTGCGATGGAACCAAGCCCAAGTGTAAGCTCTGCACCGAGCTGGGCGCCGAATGTGTTTACAGAGAGCCCGGCATCAAGCTGGACGCCGGGGACAAGCTGATTCTGGAGCGTCTGAACCGCATCGAAAGCCTGCTGCAGATGAACATGGTTGCCGGGCAGGccaacggcatcgccatcagCCAAGAATCCCCCTCCATGAGCAACGGCTCCGGCCTTAATGGCGGGGACAGCATGATGGGCGTGTCCGGGTCCGGCAACATCGTCTCCATCATCCCCAACGGCGGCCTGGGCACGTGGAACAACCCGACCAACATCTCGACCATGCCCAAAATGCACACGAACGCCGCTCTCCACCTGCTGCAGTGGCCTCTCATCCGCGATCTCGTGTCCCGCCCGTACGACCCGCAGGTTCTGCTCCAGCTCGAGATGGCGCGCGAGCCTCTGCACTCGCTCACCAAAACGCCATGCGTCGATCTCTCCAACACGACGGCCTACATTGAGGCTTATTTCGAGCGGGTCAACGTGTGGTACGCCTGCGTCAACCCCTATACGTGGAGGAGTCACTATCGGACGGCTCTCTCTAATGGATTCCGCGAGGGAGCAGAAAGCTGCATCGTCTTGCTAGTTCTGGCTCTGGGCCAAGCAAGCCTAAGGGGCAGCATCTCGAGGATCGTCCCCGGAGAAGACGCACCCGGCCTGCAGTACTTCACCGCCGCCTGGGCCCTTTTGCCGGGCATGATGACATCCAACAATGTCCTGGCTGCCCAGTGTCACCTTCTGGCCTCTGCTTACCTATTCTACCTCGTGCGCCCGCTCGAGGCCTGGAATCTCCTGTGCACCACAAGCACCAAGTTGCAGCTCCTGCTTATGTCGCCCAACCGAGTCCCGCCGAACCAGCGAGAACTGACGGAGCGTATTTACTGGAACTCGCTCTTGTTCGAGAGCGACCTGCTGGCCGAACTGGATCTGCCACACTCGGGCGTCGTCCAGTTTGAAGAGAATGTTGGCCTGCCCGGGGGgttcgagggcgaggaacAAGAGGCAATTGGCCGTGACGATCTTTGGTACTTCCTAGCCGAGATCGCGCTGCGGCGGCTCCTCAACCGGGTGAGCCAGCTAATCTACTCGAAAGATTCCATGgcctccaccaccagcctGGAGCCGGTGGTGGCGGAACTCGACTTCCAGCTGACGCAATGGTATGAGAGCCTGCCAATGCCGCTGCAGTTCCCCTTCACCCGCACTCTGCTCGCCGATCCGGTGCAGACGGTGTTGCGCTTGCGGTTCTTTGCCTGCCGGACAATCATCTACCGCCCGTACATATTGGCTGTATTGGACAACGAGCAAGCCGTCCTGGACCCTGCAGTGCGCGACAGTTGCCACAAATGCCTCGAAGCCTCCATCCGGCAGTTGGAGCACATCTCTCAGCA TCACGCCGGACACATGCCCTACCTATGGCAAGGTGCCCTCTCTATTGTGTCGCAGACGTTACTAGTGATGGGTGCGACCATGTCGCCTTCTCTGAGCAGCATCCTCCTCACCCTCGTACCTCATCGGGAAACCATTGACCAGATCATTAATGACGTGGTGATGGAGATTGAGCGATATTCGACCCTGGCCCCTAGCCTAAGCCTAGCTGCAGAAATCATCAAGGAGGCCGAAGTGAGAAGGAGGGCATACCTGAGCGGGTGA
- a CDS encoding Putative Zinc finger, RING-type, IBR domain, Zinc finger, RING/FYVE/PHD-type, TRIAD → MAYRDGAELHRRTSRRRHPLSPPPVAHYDWHPAVETAFDPMPYRRPRDLIQGPDERTSTSSMGRSRSVNTTSGASATLAATTMPRTPKPAPYRRGRVPVNTDYDSYDDESSEGGRKRGWETSRRGRSPEPPRRSRTRRTHDSRRSSRYSRSASESDSDDESGTSVSTRVEERERERDQWRGRDGDVDWDRRERERERCGKPARQTVVERRRRPEDDKTPKRRRKIKKIIYLEEDGSTEPTPQQSMDERSRSPPRHRSRLSRPPSGRHPSRQRSESPARRSSHHRPPPKAYDISKPPSSSRRLAYETYPARGDSDLTPSRHARRRPSQVVYPETRTVRRSNTASGASRVTSRTRSTTSSNRHSSSFLGNLLTGSSVSHSTEKTARAECVVCMDDFPSSRISKLKCGHRMCSACLKRHFKISISDPQEMPPKCCSENIALKHVDHLFSAEFKKKWNRRFQEYSARNRIYCPSRKCGAWIKPHYIRSEGGRKYAKCGQCRTKVCCSCNGRWHSSRECPNDEETTRFLDQAKDEGWKRCFKCNHMVELKEGCNHMRCVCGAQFCMVCGTKWRNCDCPWFNDETADADQLREVQLPATIQRMERMDLAESSRSVRPTVASSVPPPPPPQPLRRSRSQEYDSSRLMRRFQENRDQEIARTLQSYEVDDVYDRGYGDIVSIGNPTGHFVNDDYHREADAYVSAPVPPAPTPPAAFERPAPTDYMSGVNRARGLAERFSELRPGPGGSWPGMIAQPPVPPLLGPMSTPLMAAPMAMGPPPPLPLLRRHTMEEEMYDRTARPSEGMVYDYEREAAVHAPRSRRRMREEPRSSTLAGLTGVGRGMNRVHEWRNYVRPGMPEGEASAMG, encoded by the exons ATGGCCTATCGAGATGGCGCAGAGCTGCACAGGAGAAcgagccgacggcggcacCCTCTcagcccgccgcccgtcgcACATTATGATTGGCaccccgccgtcgagaccgCATTCGACCCGATGCCATACCGAAGGCCTAGAGACCTTATACAAGGGCCTGACGAGAGGACTTCGACTTCGTCCATGGGACGAAGCCGCTCAGTAAACACCACCAGCGGCGCGTCCGCCACCCTCGCAGCGACGACCATGCCCAGGACCCCCAAACCAGCTCCCTAtaggagggggagggtgCCGGTCAACACTGACTATGATTCATACGACGATGAGTCGTCCGAGGGCGGTCGGAAGAGGGGGTGGGAGACCTCCAGACGTGGCCGCAGTCCGGAGCCACCCCGCCGCTCAAGGACGCGGCGTACCCACGActcgaggcggtcgtcgCGCTATTCGCGGTCTGCTTCCGAGTCGGATTCGGATGACGAGTCGGGGACGAGCGTCTCGACACGGGTggaggagcgggagcgggagcgggacCAGTGGCGAGGCAGGGACGGGGACGTTGATTGGGACaggcgagagagggagagggagaggtgCGGGAAACCGGCACGCCAGACAGTCGTcgagcggcgccggcggccggaggACGACAAGACGCCCAAGCGCCGCAGGAAGATCAAGAAGATCATCTACTTGGAGGAGGACGGATCCACGGAGCCCACACCGCAGCAATCCATGGACGAGCGCAGCCGCTCGCCCCCGCGACATCGTTCTCGCCTCTCACGACCACCGTCTGGGCGACACCCCTCAAGACAGCGCTCTGAGAGTCCGGCCCGGAGATCGAGCCACCATCGCCCCCCGCCCAAGGCGTACGATATCTCCAAgccgcccagctcctccaggAGGCTGGCCTATGAGACGTACCCGGCTCGGGGCGATTCTGACTTGACCCCGAGCAGGCATGCCAGGAGACGCCCATCCCAGGTTGTGTATCCAGAGACCCGCACAGTCCGCCGCTCCAACACCGCCTCAGGGGCATCGCGTGTCACGTCGCGCACGCGCAGTACCACGTCGTCAAACAGGCACTCGTCTAGCTTTTTGGGCAATCTACTCACGGGGAGCTCCGTTTCCCACTCAAccgagaagacggccag AGCTGAGTGCGTCGTATGCATGGATGATTTCCCGTCAAGCAGAATTTCAAAGCTCAAGTGCGGACATCGAATGTGCAGCGCGTGTTTGAAGAGACACTTCAAAATCTCCATCTCTGACCCGCAGGAAATGCCCCCAAAGTGCTGTTCCGAGAACATCGCCTTGAAGCACGTCGACCACCTGTTTTCGGCCGAGTTCAAGAAGAAGTGGAATCGGAGGTTCCAGGAGTACTCGGCGCGAAACCGCATTTACTGCCCTTCGAGGAAGTGTGGCGCCTGGATCAAGCCGCACTACATCCGCAGCGAAGGGGGCCGCAAGTACGCCAAATGCGGCCAGTGCCGAACCAAAGTATGCTGCTCATGCAATGGCCGGTGGCACTCGTCGAGGGAATGCCccaacgacgaggagacAACCCGGTTCCTGGACCAAGCCAAGGATGAGGGCTGGAAACGATGCTTCAAATGCAACCACATGGTCGAGCTCAAGGAAGGCTGCAACCACATGAGATG CGTCTGCGGAGCACAATTCTGCATGGTGTGCGGCACCAAGTGGAGGAATTGCGACTGTCCTTGGTTTAACGATGAGACAGCGGACGCGGACCAGCTTCGTGAAGTGCAACTGCCGGCTACAATACAGCGCATGGAGCGGATGGACCTCGCCGAGAGTTCGAGGAGTGTGCGGCCAACGGTCGCCTCCagcgtgccgccgccgccgccgccgcagccgttgcggcggtcgcggtcgcAAGAGTATGACAGCAGCAGATTGATGCGGAGGTTCCAAGAGAACCGCGACCAAGAGATTGCGCGGACGCTACAGAGTTACGAGGTTGACGATGTCTACGACAGAGGATACGGCGATATCGTCAGCATCGGCAACCCGACAGGCCACTTCGTGAATGACGACTATCACCGAGAGGCGGACGCATACGTATCGGCACCTGTGCCTCCAGCGCCGACGCCACCGGCGGCTTTCGaaaggccggcgccgacggactACATGTCGGGGGTCAACAGAGCGCGAGGCCTCGCTGAACGCTTCTCGGAGCTCCGTCCGGGCCCGGGTGGCTCCTGGCCGGGGATGATTGCCCAGCCGCCTGTACCGCCCCTACTAGGGCCGATGTCAACCCCTCTTATGGCAGCTCCGATGGCAATGGGACCCCCACCGCCGCTCCCGCTGTTAAGAAGACACACGATGGAGGAGGAAATGTACGACAGGACGGCGCGGCCATCTGAAGGGATGGTATACGACTACGAaagggaggcggcggtaCATGCGCCACGGAGCCGGAGACGAATGCGAGAGGAgccaaggtcgtcgacgctcGCCGGGCTGACGGGGGTGGGCCGGGGCATGAACCGGGTGCATGAATGGCGAAACTATGTGCGGCCGGGCATGCCGGAGGGAGAGGCGTCCGCAATGGGGTGA